The DNA sequence CCGGGGGACAAGGATGCCCTGCGCAAGGCGGCCGAAGCGGCGGGCCGGCCGGCCACCGTGGAAGTGTTCCCCGGCGATCACGGCTGGACCGTGGTGGATTCCCCCGTTTACGCCAAGGAACCGGCTGAGCGCGCGTGGACAGAATTGCTGGAACTTTACCGCCGCGCACTGTGAGTAGCGAGCTGCCGGGGCGAGAACATTCACGCCCCGGCAAAGCTCCGCCGCGCCGAATAGAAGTCAACCTGCCGACAATCCGGAGCGATTCAACGGCTTTTCTCTACAATACTAGGAACTGCTCTCCACCTCAGTCGTGAACAGGCAACCACTGACGGAGAGAGATTATGAAACTCGCAGCTATTACAGCCTCTTGCCTGCTGCTGGGCAGCACCGCCGCCTTCGCGCAGGCCGCACCCGATGCCACCACGCCGCCGCCCGGCGCCACGCAGCCTGGCTCCGACCCCGCGGCCCCGGCCCCGACCACCTCCGATCCAGCCACGACTTCCGCGGCACCGAGCGCCGGGGCGAGTGCTACGGCGCCGAGCAGCTTCTCGCAGGACCAGATCGATGGTTTCGGCCAGGCCTATGTGAAGATCCAGGATGTCACCGCCGACACGACCATGGATCAGACGCAGAAGCAGACGGCCATGGTGCAGGCAGTGACGGAGTCGGGCATCGACCCGCAGACCTTCAACGCCATCGCCGAAAAGATGCAGTCCGATCCGGCGCTGCATGAAAAGGTTCAGCTGGCGGTTGCCAATGCACAGGGTAGCACCAGCAACCAGTAACGTCCCGCCCGGCCCCGCGCGCAATCGCGGGGCCGGATCTTTCATTCACGCGAACCAGTAACAGCTCGCCCGCATTTCCATGCTGACCCGCGGCGGGCAATCTTCCGGCGCCAGCGGATTGTCGAAGGCCACATGCGGGATGCACTGCGCCCGCGCCGGATCGCTCTCGCTGGTCTTGAAGATGATCGCTTCATCGGGCGTCATGTCGCTGAACCACATCCAGCGATGCCCGGGATGATGCGCTACCACATAGCCTTCGAAGCTGAATTCGGGTGCGCCGCCCGGCGGATCGAAGATCGCATCTGCCTCGATCATCTCCGGCCCGGCCACGCTGCGCGCATCACATAGTGCCAGCGGCACATCCTGCGGCGCGCCGCTGATCGCCCGCCACACATTGTATTGCGCGCTGCGAGCAATCGCCCGCCCCTCCGGCGCCGTCTGCTGGCGGAACTGCACCCCCGTGGGGGCCGAAACGTCCACATGGGCGAAGCGGGCCGGATGTGAATTGTCGCTGCTGCCCGTCTTCCCGCTCTTTTCGGAGAAGCGCAGGATACCGCGCGGGCTGACCGCCACGGCGTCGCAGCCGGTCACCTGCTTCAACAGTGCCTCGATCTCGGCGAGGTGGATCTGCTCGATCTGCTGCGGGTCGGCGAAGTCCGCCACTTCGGTGCGATGCCGCACCAGCACGCAGCCTTCCACATCGAGCGAGGTTTCCTGCCCGCGCATGTCAGCGATCGGCATCTCTGCGGGAGCGAGCACGATCGTGTCCTTCTCATGCGCATTGGCATAATAGCGGGGCCGCTCACCCGTATCGCGCACATAGGCGATATCCGCCCGCAGCTCGCTCATGCCGTTTCGAAGTCCTCTGTGTCGATCGTCGGCCGGATCGCATCGTGATACCGATGGCCGGATACGGTCTGGTGGTTGATGATCTTGCCGGCTTCCTCCAGGATCGCCTCGTCCACCTGCAGATTGCCGGCGTTGAAGTTGTCTTCCAGGTGGCGCAGGTTGGTGGTGCCGGGGATCACATGCACATTGTCCCCGCGCGACAGCACCCAGGCGAGCGAAAGCTGCGCCGGCGTCACCCCGGCCCGGGCGGCCAACGCATCGAACCGGTCGATCAGCTTGAGGTTGTGCGGCCAGTTCTCGGCATTGAAGCGCGGCATGTTGCGGCGCAGATCCTTCTCTTCCAGCGTCGAGGGATCGCGCAATTCGCCGCCCAGTGCGCCGCGCGCCACGGGGCTGAAGGCGACGAAGGCGATGCCCAGTTCCTTGCAGGTATCGAGCACGCCCAGTTCGACGTTGCGGGTCCACAGCGAATATTCGGTCTGCACCGCGCCCACCGGGTGAACGTCATGCGCTTCGCGAATGTGATCGCTGGACCATTCGGACACGCCATAGGCGCCGATCTTTCCGGCTTCGATCGCCTTCGCCAGCGCCCCCACCGCATCCGCAATCGGCACCTTGGGATCGAAGCGGTGCATGTAATAGAGATCGATGTGATCGGTGCCGAGCAGGTCCAGGCTCTTGTCGATATCCTCGGTGATATGGGCGGGGCTGCAATCGATCCCGCGCTTGGGGCCATCGACGATGATGCCTGTCTTGGAGGCGAGGAAGAACTCGTTCCGGCGGCCCTTCAGCGCTTCCCCGATCAGCGCCTCGTTCTTGCCGGCGCCATAGATGCGCGCCGTGTCGAGGTGATTGTAACCCAGGTCCAGCGCGCGGTTGAGGAAGGCGACGCAATCCTCATGCCCGGGCGGCGTGCCATAGGCCCATGACAGGTTCATGCAGCCAAGGCCGACGGGATGAAGCGCTGTTCCGGCGATCGAACGGGTCATGGGTCTCCTGACATGGTTTGGGCCCGGGGCAGCGTGCAACCCGGGCAAGTGGGCACTGGCATGGCGATCGGCCGCCCTTGGGCGTCAGACTCGCAGCTCCGCCAGCGAGTTGCGCGCCCACAGGTAGAAATCGCCCTGCACCTTCGCAAGCTCGTTCACGGAGCGGCGATAGCCCTGCGCGTCTGCCTCGATGGCCGGGGGGCGCCACTGCGCCTGATGCTCCGCCAGCTTCTTGCGGACCAGGAAGAACCGGTCCTCGAAGGCTTCGGCCAGCTGCGGATCGGCGAGCAGCCGCCGGTCGATGCGTATGGCGGCGAGGATCTCGGCCACGAGCGTGGCAAAGCGGGTGCGCAGGCGGACGATTTCGCGCACCGCCTGCGCCTCGCCCCGCGCCAGCGCGCCGAGCATTTGCCGATGCGTGGCTTCCGCATCGGCCAAAAGGCCGTCGAGTCCGACCATGACATCCCCTCTGCTTATCTTTTCCGGGGCGGACACTCGCTTGGCGCGCCGCCCCGGTCAAGTGACTCAGGGATGGCAGGCTGCGATCAGGACCAGCCGTCCTGCGCTTCCAGGCTGGCAGCCAGTTCGCCGATCACGCGGTAGCAATCGAGCACCGAAGCGACCGAGGAATTCGGCTCCCGCCCTTCGCGGATCGCGGCCACGAATTCGCGGTCCTGCAATTCGATGCCATTGTTCGACACCGCCACGCCCGAAAGGTCGATCGGCTCTTCCTTGCCGGTCACCAGATCGTCGTAGCGCGCGATATAGGTCGCCGTGTCGCCGATATAGCGGAAGAAGGTGCCCAGCGGCCCGTCATTGTTGAACGACAGCGCCAGGGTGAGGATCTGCCCGGCTTCGGTCTTGAGCTGGATGGACATGTCCATCGCAATGCCCAGATCCGGATGGCGCGGCCCCTGGATCGCATTGGCGGTGATCACCTTGCTGCCGGTCATGTACTGGAAGATGTCGATCGTGTGGGCGCTGTGGTGCCACAGCAGGTGGTCGGTCCAGCTCCGCGGCTGGCCCTTGGCGTTCATGTTCTTGCGGCGGAAGAAGAAGGTTTCCACGTCCATCGCCTGGATATTGAATTCGCCGGCATCGATCCGGTTCTTCA is a window from the Altererythrobacter sp. B11 genome containing:
- a CDS encoding DUF4168 domain-containing protein; this encodes MKLAAITASCLLLGSTAAFAQAAPDATTPPPGATQPGSDPAAPAPTTSDPATTSAAPSAGASATAPSSFSQDQIDGFGQAYVKIQDVTADTTMDQTQKQTAMVQAVTESGIDPQTFNAIAEKMQSDPALHEKVQLAVANAQGSTSNQ
- a CDS encoding CmcJ/NvfI family oxidoreductase is translated as MSELRADIAYVRDTGERPRYYANAHEKDTIVLAPAEMPIADMRGQETSLDVEGCVLVRHRTEVADFADPQQIEQIHLAEIEALLKQVTGCDAVAVSPRGILRFSEKSGKTGSSDNSHPARFAHVDVSAPTGVQFRQQTAPEGRAIARSAQYNVWRAISGAPQDVPLALCDARSVAGPEMIEADAIFDPPGGAPEFSFEGYVVAHHPGHRWMWFSDMTPDEAIIFKTSESDPARAQCIPHVAFDNPLAPEDCPPRVSMEMRASCYWFA
- a CDS encoding aldo/keto reductase; amino-acid sequence: MTRSIAGTALHPVGLGCMNLSWAYGTPPGHEDCVAFLNRALDLGYNHLDTARIYGAGKNEALIGEALKGRRNEFFLASKTGIIVDGPKRGIDCSPAHITEDIDKSLDLLGTDHIDLYYMHRFDPKVPIADAVGALAKAIEAGKIGAYGVSEWSSDHIREAHDVHPVGAVQTEYSLWTRNVELGVLDTCKELGIAFVAFSPVARGALGGELRDPSTLEEKDLRRNMPRFNAENWPHNLKLIDRFDALAARAGVTPAQLSLAWVLSRGDNVHVIPGTTNLRHLEDNFNAGNLQVDEAILEEAGKIINHQTVSGHRYHDAIRPTIDTEDFETA
- a CDS encoding Gfo/Idh/MocA family oxidoreductase, yielding MRIALAGAGAFGEKHLDGLKNIDGVEITSIISRRAEQAAEVAAKYGAGHSGTELSEALERDDVDAVILCTPTQMHAEQAIQCMEAGKHVQVEIPLSDSWADAEAVAAKQKETGLVCMVGHTRRFNPSHQFVKNRIDAGEFNIQAMDVETFFFRRKNMNAKGQPRSWTDHLLWHHSAHTIDIFQYMTGSKVITANAIQGPRHPDLGIAMDMSIQLKTEAGQILTLALSFNNDGPLGTFFRYIGDTATYIARYDDLVTGKEEPIDLSGVAVSNNGIELQDREFVAAIREGREPNSSVASVLDCYRVIGELAASLEAQDGWS